The following proteins are co-located in the Camelina sativa cultivar DH55 chromosome 12, Cs, whole genome shotgun sequence genome:
- the LOC104729402 gene encoding calcium-transporting ATPase 2, plasma membrane-type isoform X3, giving the protein MESYLNENFDVKAKHSSEEVLEKWRNLCGVVKNPKRRFRFTANLSKRYEAEKKKITVQEKLRIAVLVSKAAFQFISGVSPSDYTVPEEVKAAGYEICADELGSIVESHDVKKLKFHGGVEGLAGKLKASSTDGLSTEAVQLSQRQELFGINKFAESEMRGFWVFVWEALQDMTLMILGVCAFVSLIVGIATEGWPKGSHDGLGIVASILLVVFVTATSDYRQSLQFRDLDKEKKKITVQVTRNGFRQKLSIYDLLPGDIVHLAIGDQVPADGLFLSGFSVVIDESSLTGESEPVMVNTQNPFLMSGTKVQDGSCKMLITTVGMRTQWGKLMATLTEGGDDETPLQVKLNGVATIIGKIGLFFAVVTFAVLVQGMFMRKLSTGTHWIWSGDEALELLEYFAIAVTIVVVAVPEGLPLAVTLSLAFAMKKMMNDKALVRHLAACETMGSATTICSDKTGTLTTNHMTVVKSCICMNVQDVANKGSSLQSDIPESAVKLLIQSIFNNTGGEVVVNKHGKTELLGTPTETAILELGLSLGGKFQEERKSYKVIKVEPFNSTKKRMGVVIELPEGGRLRAHTKGASEIVLAACDKVVNSSGEVVPLDEESMKYLNVTINEFANEALRTLCLAYMDIEGGFSPDEAIPASGFTCIGIVGIKDPVRPGVKESVELCRRAGITVRMVTGDNINTAKAIARECGILTDDGIAIEGPVFREKNQEELLELIPKIQVMARSSPMDKHTLVKQLRTTFDEVVAVTGDGTNDAPALHEADIGLAMGIAGTEVAKESADVIILDDNFSTIVTVARWGRSVYINIQKFVQFQLTVNVVALVVNFSSACLTGSAPLTAVQLLWVNMIMDTLGALALATEPPNDELMKRLPVGRRGNFITNAMWRNILGQAVYQFIVIWILQAKGKSMFGLEGPDSTLMLNTLIFNCFVFCQVFNEISSREMEEIDVFKGILDNYVFVVVIGATVFFQIIIIEFLGTFASTTPLTIVQWIFSILVGFLGMPIAAGLKMIPV; this is encoded by the exons atggagagttACTTAAACGAAAATTTCGATGTGAAGGCTAAGCATTCTTCAGAGGAAGTGCTTGAGAAATGGCGTAATCTCTGCGGCGTCGTCAAGAACCCTAAACGACGGTTTCGTTTCACCGCTAATCTCTCTAAACGTTATGAAGCC gagaagaagaagatcactgTTCAG GAGAAATTAAGGATCGCTGTTCTCGTGTCAAAAGCTGCTTTCCAATTTATCTCTG GTGTTTCTCCAAGTGACTACACTGTTCCTGAAGAAGTCAAAGCAGCAGGCTATGAGATTTGTGCTGACGAATTAGGATCCATTGTTGAGAGTCATGACGTTAAGAAGCTGAAGTTTCATGGTGGAGTTGAGGGGCTTGCAGGTAAGCTCAAGGCATCTTCCACAGATGGGCTATCGACTGAGGCTGTTCAGTTATCCCAAAGGCAAGAGCTTTTTGGAATCAACAAGTTTGCAGAGAGTGAAATGCGTGGTTTCTGGGTGTTTGTATGGGAAGCTCTTCAGGATATGACTCTTATGATTCTTGGTGTTTGTGCTTTCGTGTCTTTGATCGTTGGGATAGCTACTGAAGGATGGCCTAAAGGCTCACATGATGGTCTTGGCATTGTGGCTAGTATTCTCTTGGTTGTGTTTGTTACTGCCACTAGCGATTATCGCCAGTCTTTGCAGTTCCGTGATTTggataaggagaagaagaagatcactgTTCAGGTGACAAGGAACGGATTTAGACAGAAGTTGTCTATATATGACTTGCTTCCGGGTGATATTGTTCATCTGGCCATTGGAGATCAAGTTCCTGCTGATGGTCTTTTCCTCTCGGGATTCTCTGTGGTTATAGATGAATCGAGTTTGACTGGCGAAAGCGAGCCTGTGATGGTGAACACACAGAACCCTTTCCTTATGTCTGGAACCAAAGTGCAAGATGGATCTTGTAAGATGCTGATTACTACAGTTGGGATGAGGACTCAATGGGGAAAGCTAATGGCCACTCTGACAGAAGGAGGGGATGATGAAACTCCATTGCAGGTGAAACTCAACGGGGTTGCTACCATCATTGGCAAAATTGGTCTTTTCTTTGCGGTGGTTACTTTCGCGGTTTTGGTGCAAGGGATGTTTATGAGGAAGCTTTCAACAGGAACTCACTGGATCTGGTCTGGTGATGAAGCGTTGGAGCTCTTGGAATACTTTGCTATTGCTGTGACAATAGTTGTGGTTGCAGTTCCTGAGGGATTGCCTTTAGCTGTGACTCTAAGTCTTGCCTTTGcgatgaagaaaatgatgaacGATAAAGCTCTTGTCCGGCATTTAGCAGCTTGTGAGACTATGGGATCTGCAACGACCATTTGCAGTGACAAGACCGGTACACTCACAACCAATCACATGACTGTCGTGAAGTCTTGCATTTGCATGAATGTGCAAGATGTAGCAAATAAAGGTTCTAGCTTGCAATCAGATATCCCGGAATCTGCTGTGAAGTTGTTGATTCAGTCCATTTTCAATAACACTGGAGGTGAAGTTGTTGTCAACAAACATGGGAAGACCGAGCTTTTAGGGACGCCAACAGAGACTGCTATATTGGAGTTGGGGTTATCTCTTGGAGGTAAGTTCCAAGAAGAGAGGAAGTCTTACAAAGTGATCAAAGTTGAGCCTTTTAACTCCACAAAGAAGCGAATGGGAGTTGTAATCGAGCTTCCTGAAGGAGGACGTCTGCGTGCTCACACTAAAGGAGCTTCCGAGATAGTTTTAGCTGCTTGTGATAAAGTTGTAAACTCGAGCGGTGAGGTTGTTCCGCTTGATGAAGAATCAATGAAGTATCTGAATGTTACAATCAACGAGTTTGCTAATGAAGCTCTCCGCACTCTTTGCCTTGCTTATATGGATATTGAAGGCGGGTTTTCGCCAGATGAAGCAATCCCAGCTTCTGGATTTACTTGCATAGGTATTGTGGGAATCAAAGATCCTGTTCGTCCTGGAGTGAAAGAGTCTGTTGAGCTTTGTCGCCGTGCTGGAATCACTGTGAGAATGGTTACAGGAGATAACATTAACACCGCGAAAGCAATTGCTAGAGAATGTGGCATTTTAACTGATGACGGTATAGCAATCGAAGGTCCAGTATtcagagagaagaatcaagaagagtTACTAGAACTGATTCCAAAGATTCAG GTGATGGCTCGTTCTTCACCAATGGATAAACATACACTTGTGAAACAGTTAAGGACAACGTTTGATGAAGTTGTTGCTGTGACTGGAGATGGAACAAACGATGCACCTGCACTTCATGAAGCTGATATCGGATTAGCAATGGGAATTGCCGGAACTGAA GTGGCGAAAGAGAGCGCAGATGTCATTATTCTCGACGATAATTTCAGCACAATCGTCACAGTTGCTAGATGGGGACGTTCTGTTTACATAAACATCCAGAAGTTCGTCCAGTTTCAGCTTACGGTTAATGTTGTTGCTCTGGTTGTTAACTTCTCTTCAGCTTGCTTAACCG GAAGTGCTCCATTAACTGCTGTTCAGTTGCTATGGGTGAACATGATCATGGACACACTTGGAGCTCTTGCTTTAGCTACAGAGCCACCAAATGACGAGCTGATGAAGCGCTTACCAGTTGGAAGGAGAGGGAATTTCATCACTAACGCGATGTGGAGGAACATTTTAGGACAAGCTGTTTATCAGTTCATAGTCATTTGGATTCTCCAAGCTAAAGGAAAGTCTATGTTTGGTCTCGAAGGTCCTGACTCAACTCTCATGTTAAACACTCTTATCTTCAACTGCTTCGTCTTCTGTCAG GTGTTTAACGAGATAAGCTCGCGAGAGATGGAAGAGATCGATGTTTTCAAGGGAATACTTGACAATTACGTCTTTGTGGTTGTGATTGGTGCAACGGTGTTCTTTCAGATCATAATCATTGAGTTCTTGGGAACATTTGCAAGCACAACACCACTGACAATAGTCCAATGGATCTTCAGTATCTTGGTAGGTTTCTTGGGTATGCCAATCGCTGCAGGGTTGAAGATGATTCCcgtttga
- the LOC104729402 gene encoding calcium-transporting ATPase 2, plasma membrane-type isoform X1: protein MESYLNENFDVKAKHSSEEVLEKWRNLCGVVKNPKRRFRFTANLSKRYEAAAMRRTNQEKLRIAVLVSKAAFQFISGVSPSDYTVPEEVKAAGYEICADELGSIVESHDVKKLKFHGGVEGLAGKLKASSTDGLSTEAVQLSQRQELFGINKFAESEMRGFWVFVWEALQDMTLMILGVCAFVSLIVGIATEGWPKGSHDGLGIVASILLVVFVTATSDYRQSLQFRDLDKEKKKITVQVTRNGFRQKLSIYDLLPGDIVHLAIGDQVPADGLFLSGFSVVIDESSLTGESEPVMVNTQNPFLMSGTKVQDGSCKMLITTVGMRTQWGKLMATLTEGGDDETPLQVKLNGVATIIGKIGLFFAVVTFAVLVQGMFMRKLSTGTHWIWSGDEALELLEYFAIAVTIVVVAVPEGLPLAVTLSLAFAMKKMMNDKALVRHLAACETMGSATTICSDKTGTLTTNHMTVVKSCICMNVQDVANKGSSLQSDIPESAVKLLIQSIFNNTGGEVVVNKHGKTELLGTPTETAILELGLSLGGKFQEERKSYKVIKVEPFNSTKKRMGVVIELPEGGRLRAHTKGASEIVLAACDKVVNSSGEVVPLDEESMKYLNVTINEFANEALRTLCLAYMDIEGGFSPDEAIPASGFTCIGIVGIKDPVRPGVKESVELCRRAGITVRMVTGDNINTAKAIARECGILTDDGIAIEGPVFREKNQEELLELIPKIQVMARSSPMDKHTLVKQLRTTFDEVVAVTGDGTNDAPALHEADIGLAMGIAGTEVAKESADVIILDDNFSTIVTVARWGRSVYINIQKFVQFQLTVNVVALVVNFSSACLTGSAPLTAVQLLWVNMIMDTLGALALATEPPNDELMKRLPVGRRGNFITNAMWRNILGQAVYQFIVIWILQAKGKSMFGLEGPDSTLMLNTLIFNCFVFCQVFNEISSREMEEIDVFKGILDNYVFVVVIGATVFFQIIIIEFLGTFASTTPLTIVQWIFSILVGFLGMPIAAGLKMIPV from the exons atggagagttACTTAAACGAAAATTTCGATGTGAAGGCTAAGCATTCTTCAGAGGAAGTGCTTGAGAAATGGCGTAATCTCTGCGGCGTCGTCAAGAACCCTAAACGACGGTTTCGTTTCACCGCTAATCTCTCTAAACGTTATGAAGCCGCCGCGATGCGCCGCACCAACCag GAGAAATTAAGGATCGCTGTTCTCGTGTCAAAAGCTGCTTTCCAATTTATCTCTG GTGTTTCTCCAAGTGACTACACTGTTCCTGAAGAAGTCAAAGCAGCAGGCTATGAGATTTGTGCTGACGAATTAGGATCCATTGTTGAGAGTCATGACGTTAAGAAGCTGAAGTTTCATGGTGGAGTTGAGGGGCTTGCAGGTAAGCTCAAGGCATCTTCCACAGATGGGCTATCGACTGAGGCTGTTCAGTTATCCCAAAGGCAAGAGCTTTTTGGAATCAACAAGTTTGCAGAGAGTGAAATGCGTGGTTTCTGGGTGTTTGTATGGGAAGCTCTTCAGGATATGACTCTTATGATTCTTGGTGTTTGTGCTTTCGTGTCTTTGATCGTTGGGATAGCTACTGAAGGATGGCCTAAAGGCTCACATGATGGTCTTGGCATTGTGGCTAGTATTCTCTTGGTTGTGTTTGTTACTGCCACTAGCGATTATCGCCAGTCTTTGCAGTTCCGTGATTTggataaggagaagaagaagatcactgTTCAGGTGACAAGGAACGGATTTAGACAGAAGTTGTCTATATATGACTTGCTTCCGGGTGATATTGTTCATCTGGCCATTGGAGATCAAGTTCCTGCTGATGGTCTTTTCCTCTCGGGATTCTCTGTGGTTATAGATGAATCGAGTTTGACTGGCGAAAGCGAGCCTGTGATGGTGAACACACAGAACCCTTTCCTTATGTCTGGAACCAAAGTGCAAGATGGATCTTGTAAGATGCTGATTACTACAGTTGGGATGAGGACTCAATGGGGAAAGCTAATGGCCACTCTGACAGAAGGAGGGGATGATGAAACTCCATTGCAGGTGAAACTCAACGGGGTTGCTACCATCATTGGCAAAATTGGTCTTTTCTTTGCGGTGGTTACTTTCGCGGTTTTGGTGCAAGGGATGTTTATGAGGAAGCTTTCAACAGGAACTCACTGGATCTGGTCTGGTGATGAAGCGTTGGAGCTCTTGGAATACTTTGCTATTGCTGTGACAATAGTTGTGGTTGCAGTTCCTGAGGGATTGCCTTTAGCTGTGACTCTAAGTCTTGCCTTTGcgatgaagaaaatgatgaacGATAAAGCTCTTGTCCGGCATTTAGCAGCTTGTGAGACTATGGGATCTGCAACGACCATTTGCAGTGACAAGACCGGTACACTCACAACCAATCACATGACTGTCGTGAAGTCTTGCATTTGCATGAATGTGCAAGATGTAGCAAATAAAGGTTCTAGCTTGCAATCAGATATCCCGGAATCTGCTGTGAAGTTGTTGATTCAGTCCATTTTCAATAACACTGGAGGTGAAGTTGTTGTCAACAAACATGGGAAGACCGAGCTTTTAGGGACGCCAACAGAGACTGCTATATTGGAGTTGGGGTTATCTCTTGGAGGTAAGTTCCAAGAAGAGAGGAAGTCTTACAAAGTGATCAAAGTTGAGCCTTTTAACTCCACAAAGAAGCGAATGGGAGTTGTAATCGAGCTTCCTGAAGGAGGACGTCTGCGTGCTCACACTAAAGGAGCTTCCGAGATAGTTTTAGCTGCTTGTGATAAAGTTGTAAACTCGAGCGGTGAGGTTGTTCCGCTTGATGAAGAATCAATGAAGTATCTGAATGTTACAATCAACGAGTTTGCTAATGAAGCTCTCCGCACTCTTTGCCTTGCTTATATGGATATTGAAGGCGGGTTTTCGCCAGATGAAGCAATCCCAGCTTCTGGATTTACTTGCATAGGTATTGTGGGAATCAAAGATCCTGTTCGTCCTGGAGTGAAAGAGTCTGTTGAGCTTTGTCGCCGTGCTGGAATCACTGTGAGAATGGTTACAGGAGATAACATTAACACCGCGAAAGCAATTGCTAGAGAATGTGGCATTTTAACTGATGACGGTATAGCAATCGAAGGTCCAGTATtcagagagaagaatcaagaagagtTACTAGAACTGATTCCAAAGATTCAG GTGATGGCTCGTTCTTCACCAATGGATAAACATACACTTGTGAAACAGTTAAGGACAACGTTTGATGAAGTTGTTGCTGTGACTGGAGATGGAACAAACGATGCACCTGCACTTCATGAAGCTGATATCGGATTAGCAATGGGAATTGCCGGAACTGAA GTGGCGAAAGAGAGCGCAGATGTCATTATTCTCGACGATAATTTCAGCACAATCGTCACAGTTGCTAGATGGGGACGTTCTGTTTACATAAACATCCAGAAGTTCGTCCAGTTTCAGCTTACGGTTAATGTTGTTGCTCTGGTTGTTAACTTCTCTTCAGCTTGCTTAACCG GAAGTGCTCCATTAACTGCTGTTCAGTTGCTATGGGTGAACATGATCATGGACACACTTGGAGCTCTTGCTTTAGCTACAGAGCCACCAAATGACGAGCTGATGAAGCGCTTACCAGTTGGAAGGAGAGGGAATTTCATCACTAACGCGATGTGGAGGAACATTTTAGGACAAGCTGTTTATCAGTTCATAGTCATTTGGATTCTCCAAGCTAAAGGAAAGTCTATGTTTGGTCTCGAAGGTCCTGACTCAACTCTCATGTTAAACACTCTTATCTTCAACTGCTTCGTCTTCTGTCAG GTGTTTAACGAGATAAGCTCGCGAGAGATGGAAGAGATCGATGTTTTCAAGGGAATACTTGACAATTACGTCTTTGTGGTTGTGATTGGTGCAACGGTGTTCTTTCAGATCATAATCATTGAGTTCTTGGGAACATTTGCAAGCACAACACCACTGACAATAGTCCAATGGATCTTCAGTATCTTGGTAGGTTTCTTGGGTATGCCAATCGCTGCAGGGTTGAAGATGATTCCcgtttga
- the LOC104729402 gene encoding calcium-transporting ATPase 2, plasma membrane-type isoform X2 has protein sequence MESYLNENFDVKAKHSSEEVLEKWRNLCGVVKNPKRRFRFTANLSKRYEAAAMRRTNQEKLRIAVLVSKAAFQFISGVSPSDYTVPEEVKAAGYEICADELGSIVESHDVKKLKFHGGVEGLAGKLKASSTDGLSTEAVQLSQRQELFGINKFAESEMRGFWVFVWEALQDMTLMILGVCAFVSLIVGIATEGWPKGSHDGLGIVASILLVVFVTATSDYRQSLQFRDLDKEKKKITVQVTRNGFRQKLSIYDLLPGDIVHLAIGDQVPADGLFLSGFSVVIDESSLTGESEPVMVNTQNPFLMSGTKVQDGSCKMLITTVGMRTQWGKLMATLTEGGDDETPLQVKLNGVATIIGKIGLFFAVVTFAVLVQGMFMRKLSTGTHWIWSGDEALELLEYFAIAVTIVVVAVPEGLPLAVTLSLAFAMKKMMNDKALVRHLAACETMGSATTICSDKTGTLTTNHMTVVKSCICMNVQDVANKGSSLQSDIPESAVKLLIQSIFNNTGGEVVVNKHGKTELLGTPTETAILELGLSLGGKFQEERKSYKVIKVEPFNSTKKRMGVVIELPEGGRLRAHTKGASEIVLAACDKVVNSSGEVVPLDEESMKYLNVTINEFANEALRTLCLAYMDIEGGFSPDEAIPASGFTCIGIVGIKDPVRPGVKESVELCRRAGITVRMVTGDNINTAKAIARECGILTDDGIAIEGPVFREKNQEELLELIPKIQVMARSSPMDKHTLVKQLRTTFDEVVAVTGDGTNDAPALHEADIGLAMGIAGTEVAKESADVIILDDNFSTIVTVARWGRSVYINIQKFVQFQLTVNVVALVVNFSSACLTGSAPLTAVQLLWVNMIMDTLGALALATEPPNDELMKRLPVGRRGNFITNAMWRNILGQAVYQFIVIWILQAKGKSMFGLEGPDSTLMLNTLIFNCFVFCQVFNEISSREMEEIDVFKGILDNYVFVVVIGATVFFQIIIIEFLGTFASTTPLTIVQWIFSILVGFLGMPIAAGLKMIPV, from the exons atggagagttACTTAAACGAAAATTTCGATGTGAAGGCTAAGCATTCTTCAGAGGAAGTGCTTGAGAAATGGCGTAATCTCTGCGGCGTCGTCAAGAACCCTAAACGACGGTTTCGTTTCACCGCTAATCTCTCTAAACGTTATGAAGCCGCCGCGATGCGCCGCACCAACCag GAGAAATTAAGGATCGCTGTTCTCGTGTCAAAAGCTGCTTTCCAATTTATCTCTG GTGTTTCTCCAAGTGACTACACTGTTCCTGAAGAAGTCAAAGCAGCAGGCTATGAGATTTGTGCTGACGAATTAGGATCCATTGTTGAGAGTCATGACGTTAAGAAGCTGAAGTTTCATGGTGGAGTTGAGGGGCTTGCAGGTAAGCTCAAGGCATCTTCCACAGATGGGCTCTCGACTGAGGCTGTTCAGTTATCCCAAAGGCAAGAGCTTTTTGGAATCAACAAGTTTGCAGAGAGTGAAATGCGTGGTTTCTGGGTGTTTGTATGGGAAGCTCTTCAGGATATGACTCTTATGATTCTTGGTGTTTGTGCTTTCGTGTCTTTGATCGTTGGGATAGCTACTGAAGGATGGCCTAAAGGCTCACATGATGGTCTTGGCATTGTGGCTAGTATTCTCTTGGTTGTCTTTGTCACAGCCACTAGCGATTATCGCCAGTCTTTGCAGTTCCGTGATTTggataaggagaagaagaagatcactgTTCAGGTGACAAGGAACGGGTTTAGACAGAAACTGTCTATCTATGACTTGCTTCCTGGTGACATTGTTCATCTGGCCATTGGAGATCAAGTTCCTGCTGATGGTCTTTTCCTCTCGGGATTCTCCGTGGTTATAGATGAATCGAGTTTGACTGGCGAAAGCGAGCCTGTGATGGTGAATACACAGAACCCTTTCCTTATGTCTGGAACCAAAGTGCAAGATGGATCTTGTAAGATGCTGATTACCACAGTTGGGATGAGGACTCAGTGGGGAAAGCTAATGGCGACTTTGACGGAAGGAGGGGATGACGAAACTCCATTGCAGGTGAAACTCAATGGGGTTGCTACCATCATTGGCAAAATCGGTCTTTTCTTTGCGGTTGTTACTTTCGCGGTTTTGGTGCAAGGGATGTTTATGAGGAAGCTTTCAACAGGAACTCACTGGAT CTGGTCTGGTGATGAAGCGTTGGAGCTCTTGGAATACTTTGCTATTGCTGTGACAATAGTTGTGGTTGCAGTTCCTGAGGGATTGCCTTTAGCTGTGACTCTAAGTCTTGCCTTTGcgatgaagaaaatgatgaacGATAAAGCTCTTGTCCGGCATTTAGCAGCTTGTGAGACTATGGGATCTGCAACGACCATTTGCAGTGACAAGACCGGTACACTCACAACCAATCACATGACTGTCGTGAAGTCTTGCATTTGCATGAATGTGCAAGATGTAGCAAATAAAGGTTCTAGCTTGCAATCAGATATCCCGGAATCTGCTGTGAAGTTGTTGATTCAGTCCATTTTCAATAACACTGGAGGTGAAGTTGTTGTCAACAAACATGGGAAGACCGAGCTTTTAGGGACGCCAACAGAGACTGCTATATTGGAGTTGGGGTTATCTCTTGGAGGTAAGTTCCAAGAAGAGAGGAAGTCTTACAAAGTGATCAAAGTTGAGCCTTTTAACTCCACAAAGAAGCGAATGGGAGTTGTAATCGAGCTTCCTGAAGGAGGACGTCTGCGTGCTCACACTAAAGGAGCTTCCGAGATAGTTTTAGCTGCTTGTGATAAAGTTGTAAACTCGAGCGGTGAGGTTGTTCCGCTTGATGAAGAATCAATGAAGTATCTGAATGTTACAATCAACGAGTTTGCTAATGAAGCTCTCCGCACTCTTTGCCTTGCTTATATGGATATTGAAGGCGGGTTTTCGCCAGATGAAGCAATCCCAGCTTCTGGATTTACTTGCATAGGTATTGTGGGAATCAAAGATCCTGTTCGTCCTGGAGTGAAAGAGTCTGTTGAGCTTTGTCGCCGTGCTGGAATCACTGTGAGAATGGTTACAGGAGATAACATTAACACCGCGAAAGCAATTGCTAGAGAATGTGGCATTTTAACTGATGACGGTATAGCAATCGAAGGTCCAGTATtcagagagaagaatcaagaagagtTACTAGAACTGATTCCAAAGATTCAG GTGATGGCTCGTTCTTCACCAATGGATAAACATACACTTGTGAAACAGTTAAGGACAACGTTTGATGAAGTTGTTGCTGTGACTGGAGATGGAACAAACGATGCACCTGCACTTCATGAAGCTGATATCGGATTAGCAATGGGAATTGCCGGAACTGAA GTGGCGAAAGAGAGCGCAGATGTCATTATTCTCGACGATAATTTCAGCACAATCGTCACAGTTGCTAGATGGGGACGTTCTGTTTACATAAACATCCAGAAGTTCGTCCAGTTTCAGCTTACGGTTAATGTTGTTGCTCTGGTTGTTAACTTCTCTTCAGCTTGCTTAACCG GAAGTGCTCCATTAACTGCTGTTCAGTTGCTATGGGTGAACATGATCATGGACACACTTGGAGCTCTTGCTTTAGCTACAGAGCCACCAAATGACGAGCTGATGAAGCGCTTACCAGTTGGAAGGAGAGGGAATTTCATCACTAACGCGATGTGGAGGAACATTTTAGGACAAGCTGTTTATCAGTTCATAGTCATTTGGATTCTCCAAGCTAAAGGAAAGTCTATGTTTGGTCTCGAAGGTCCTGACTCAACTCTCATGTTAAACACTCTTATCTTCAACTGCTTCGTCTTCTGTCAG GTGTTTAACGAGATAAGCTCGCGAGAGATGGAAGAGATCGATGTTTTCAAGGGAATACTTGACAATTACGTCTTTGTGGTTGTGATTGGTGCAACGGTGTTCTTTCAGATCATAATCATTGAGTTCTTGGGAACATTTGCAAGCACAACACCACTGACAATAGTCCAATGGATCTTCAGTATCTTGGTAGGTTTCTTGGGTATGCCAATCGCTGCAGGGTTGAAGATGATTCCcgtttga
- the LOC104729403 gene encoding cyclin-D5-1-like, translating into MAQTIWAGHMAEPSDSIALSNLLLCHESESSLNLDEERIERSEQVPHFPPPTTIDDDDDDYVAELVRKENRRFETEEPTKTSSSSVDRLIAIDWILTTRTRFGFQHQTAYIAISYLDLFLHKRFIGLQKDESWAIRLLSVACLSLAAKMEERTVPGLSQYPQDHDFVFKPDVIRKTELLILSTLDWKLNLITPFHYFNYFLSTISPLDKNNNQSVSKDLVLLRSSESLLALTKEVSFTEYRQFAVAAATTMLASSTSSDIIRLTREEMANKFGSISWWTSNDNENVYLCYQRMLEIEDRKHMTPPPETSVLRDIQPPSSGSGAKRRLSFDDSDQTSAAKRMRRL; encoded by the exons TGGCTGAGCCTAGTGATAGTATCGCTCTCTCTAATCTCCTTCTCTGCCACGAATCGGAGTCTTCTTTAAACTTAGACGAAGAGAGGATTGAGAG ATCTGAGCAAGTACCTCACTTTCCTCCTCCTACTAcgatcgatgatgatgatgatgattatgtgGCGGAGCTTGTTCGTAAAGAGAATCGGCGATTCGAAACCGAAGAACCCACTAAAACGTCGTCGTCTTCTGTCGATAGATTGATTGCAATCGATTGGATTCTCACT acaAGAACAAGATTTGGATTCCAACATCAAACAGCTTACATTGCGATTTCATACTTGGATCTGTTTCTCCATAAAAGATTCATCGGT TTGCAGAAAGATGAATCATGGGCGATTCGATTGTTATCAGTAGCTTGTTTATCATTAGCTGCTAAGATGGAGGAACGTACTGTTCCTGGTTTATCACAATACCCACAAGATCATGACTTCGTTTTCAAACCCGATGTGATTCGTAAAACTGAATTGTTGATCTTATCTACATTGGATTGGAAGTTGAACTTGATCACTCCTTTTCATTACTTTAACTACTTCCTTTCTACAATCTCTCCCTTggacaagaacaacaaccaaTCTGTTTCTAAAGACTTGGTCTTGTTAAGATCCTCTGAATCTCTTCTTGCTCTAACTAAAG AGGTAAGCTTTACGGAGTATCGACAGTTCGCTGTTGCTGCTGCTACTACAATGTTAGCTTCTTCTACTTCATCGGATATTATTAGATTGACGAGAGAAGAAATGGCTAACAAGTTTGGATCCATCTCTTGGTGGACGTCTAATGACAAT gaaaatgtatatttgtgtTATCAGAGAATGCTAGAGATTGAGGACAGGAAACATATGACACCACCGCCTGAAACCTCGGTTCTCCGGGATATACAACCGCCTTCATCAGGAAGTGGTGCTAAACGCCGGTTGTCTTTTGATGATTCTGATCAAACTTCTGCGGCCAAGAGAATGCGTAGGCTCTGA